The Bacillus zhangzhouensis region TTGCTTGAATAATCGAATCGGCACCAGGGTTGAGTAATTTTTCATTTGTATGTTTAATGATCGCAATCACGGTGACTTCATAATTTTGTCTCACATCTAAATCACCAAGTGTATGTCCAACCGCTTTTGCGCCTTTTTCCACCTTAAACCATTCAATGATCAAGTCATTGAAGGCCATTTCAATGGTTTCTAGTGCCTGTGGTTTATACACCATACCGCCAATGATAGCAGCGATTTGCCGGGATTCAGCATCATCGAGTGAAATGGTAGACAGCACTTCATCTGGATCATCATCGTCAAAACGATAAATTTCCCGTCTGCCGTCATCATGAATCACAATCGTCATCTTTTCTCTATTTCTCGTTTCAATTTCAAATTTCTTTCCGATCCCAGGAAGATCATTTTCTTTAATGTTCATTTTATCCCTCCGAATTTGATAGGCTGTGTTTTCTTTTATAAAGACGGAAAAAAATGAATCAATAGAGGTAATTAGATTGATACATAACGGGGATCGCACACTTCATTTCCAAAAAACATAGATCAATGGATAATGCAGCGGATGGGGCAGACTTTGACAGAAAAGCTTTAGATTCCGCCATCGATAATCTGTCCTTCAACAGAATGGATGAAGCATGTTTTGTTGAAAATGAAGGTGTCTTCACAGCATTGATTTCTTCATCATAGATGGATGGAGAAATAAGGCTAGGTGTGCTCGCTTCTGCTTGTGAAGCAAAAACGACATTTGAAAAAGGAGAAAACATGACGATGAAGCTAACCAATATTATGATGGAACATCTTATCAATCATCATCCTCCTTTCAACATGATTTTCTTTCTTTTTTTACTATATAAAAATATATTTCTTGTTTCAACCATTATGCTTATTTTAGTATCAATTGATCTTGAAATTTTTCACTTAGAGAAAAAGGATTTACTTGATGGAAATGGAAGTAAGTTACGAGCTGTTAAAAGAAAAGGGGATGGATGATGACATATATCAATTGTCAGTTAGACGGGGATGTTTTTGAAATCGTTTTCAATAGGCCGGGAGCTTATAATTCGTTTCATGTGGACATGTTTGCTGAATTCAAAGAAGCATGTGATGCAGCGGAGGAAAGCAGTGCAAAAGTCGTTGTCATCAAGGGAGCGGGAAAAGGGTTTTCAGCAGGCGGAGATATTGGGATGCTGGTTAAGCAGGAAAGTGAAGAAGATTTTCATCGTGTGATGGATTTGATCGAGGGAATTACACTTTCTCTAGCTAGGATGAAAAAAGTGACGATTGCGCTTGTCCACGGGTCAGCAGCAGGCCTCGCTTTGAGCTTTGCCCTAAGCTGTGACTACTTGTTTATGCATCAGGATGCAAAACTCGCCATGAATTTTAATGGAGTAGGATTAATTCCAGATGGCGGGGGGCATTTTTTCCTCACAAAAAGAGTGAGTGAGCAAACCGCCAAACAATTAATTTGGAGCGGACAAAAGCTGCCGGCTGAAGAAGCGTTAAAGCTGCGTCTTGCTGACGGGGTGTTTCAGGATGAGGTCGATACGTACCAAAAAATGTGTATGAAGCCGTTTATGAACATGCCGCTTCAAGCCTTTATCGAAACAAAGATGATCTATTTTCAGCAGTCAGAATCAAAGCTCTTAGCAGTTCTTCAAAAAGAGAGAGCAGCACAGGCAAGACTGAGAAAAAGTCATGATCATAAGGAAGGTATACAGGCTTTTTTAGAAAAAAGACACAGCGTGTAGACAAACCCTCGCATTCGGTGTCAGTCCTGCGCACTGGTGCTCACGAATGTCAAATTCGCTCCGCGCCAGTGCTCGTCCTTCCTAGACTGCAAAGGTTTTCTATCACGCTGAAAAGAAGACAAAGGGCTAAAATCAACATCATTTTAGCCCTTTGTCAACAATCTGAGGCTTTTTTAGAAAAAAGACAACCTTTCTTTCAAAAAGCATAAATAAACATGAGGCCGGCGAAAGCCGGCTTTTTTAACGTTCAAATAAAAGCAGCTTTCCTGCGTGATCAACGAGTCGATGAGTATGCTTTGTGTATTGCTGTTCCACTAAGCGGTGACGCCCTAATTCCTTTGCCTTATCGTCACTATCCGCTGTGATTTTTTCATTTAATAAAGTCTCACCCGACCGGTCAAATACGGTTAAAAAGTATGTCTTTTCCATTCCCCATCATCCTTCCTTCTGTTTTTAATGTAATTAAACATGGAATAAGACAAAACCTCTTTTTTAGCCCTTAAAAATATGTTTTTTAGAATGAAAGTGATAGAACGTGCATTCGTAAAAATGGCATGATAAAATATGGACAATGACAGTATCGGACAAGGAGATAGACGTTTGACTAAGCTCACCTTTATTCATGCCGCAGATTTACATTTAGACAGTCCATTTGCAGGAATGTCGACTATACCTAATTCCATATTTAAGCGGCTCAAAGAAAGTACATTTCAAAGTGCTAAGACCATGTTTGATCTCGCCGTTGCGCGGGCAGTAGACTTTGTGCTGCTGAGCGGAGATTTATTTGATGAATCCAATCGCAGCCTGAAAGCACAGCTGTTTTTGAGAAATCAGTTTGTAAGACTGCAAACACACGGAATTGAAGTCTTTATTATTTATGGGAATCATGATCATTTAGGAGGTGAATGGATACCGATTGAGTGGCCCGAGAATGTGCATGTCTTTTCGAGCAGTACACCAAGTGAGCACTCCTATTATCGAGGGGAGGAGCTTGTCGCGAGTATTTATGGGTTTAGCTACAAAGAGCGTGCTGTCTATGAAAATATGACATCTCATTATGTCAGAACAACAGATGCTGCTTATCACATTGCCATGCTTCACGGCACATTAGCCGGACAAGAAGGACATGATGCCTACGCCCCATTTCAGCTTCAGCAGCTCCTATCGCGGGATTTCGATTATTGGGCGCTCGGACATATACATAAAAGAGCCCTCCTGCATGAAGACCCATATATTATTTACCCTGGTAATGTGCAGGGCAGACATATCAAAGAAACAGGAGAAAAAGGCTGTTACTTGATTCACTTCTCCGAAGATTCTCAGACAGCGGAATTTATCAGCTGTGCAGATGTCATTTTTGAGACACTGGCCATAGACATCACAGAAACGGCTCATATGACGGATCTTGTCACACTTGTGGAAAGCAAAATCAATGAACTGAAAGAGGAAGGCATTCCTCATTTTGTCAGAAT contains the following coding sequences:
- a CDS encoding cation:proton antiporter regulatory subunit yields the protein MNIKENDLPGIGKKFEIETRNREKMTIVIHDDGRREIYRFDDDDPDEVLSTISLDDAESRQIAAIIGGMVYKPQALETIEMAFNDLIIEWFKVEKGAKAVGHTLGDLDVRQNYEVTVIAIIKHTNEKLLNPGADSIIQANDTMVISGERKHLKRLVRDFLSRGGE
- a CDS encoding DNA repair exonuclease, which encodes MTKLTFIHAADLHLDSPFAGMSTIPNSIFKRLKESTFQSAKTMFDLAVARAVDFVLLSGDLFDESNRSLKAQLFLRNQFVRLQTHGIEVFIIYGNHDHLGGEWIPIEWPENVHVFSSSTPSEHSYYRGEELVASIYGFSYKERAVYENMTSHYVRTTDAAYHIAMLHGTLAGQEGHDAYAPFQLQQLLSRDFDYWALGHIHKRALLHEDPYIIYPGNVQGRHIKETGEKGCYLIHFSEDSQTAEFISCADVIFETLAIDITETAHMTDLVTLVESKINELKEEGIPHFVRIELTGDAPPYFERTQLEVLEELMIVFHEQEEDEDVFVWVMSIDCRTNEEVIYPEDSFLKELTAEIVQFESYEELLSPIKRHPIYRKSGKAFTKEDEVDIKEEAQRLLTEQLKQL
- a CDS encoding enoyl-CoA hydratase; protein product: MMTYINCQLDGDVFEIVFNRPGAYNSFHVDMFAEFKEACDAAEESSAKVVVIKGAGKGFSAGGDIGMLVKQESEEDFHRVMDLIEGITLSLARMKKVTIALVHGSAAGLALSFALSCDYLFMHQDAKLAMNFNGVGLIPDGGGHFFLTKRVSEQTAKQLIWSGQKLPAEEALKLRLADGVFQDEVDTYQKMCMKPFMNMPLQAFIETKMIYFQQSESKLLAVLQKERAAQARLRKSHDHKEGIQAFLEKRHSV